A single genomic interval of Daucus carota subsp. sativus chromosome 1, DH1 v3.0, whole genome shotgun sequence harbors:
- the LOC108206786 gene encoding PLAT domain-containing protein 3 — MGRLSYLSFNLFILLAISSVVRSDDECVYTVYVRTGSVIKGGTDSIMTLTLYDAEGYGVRINNLEAWGGLMGPDYNYFERGNLDIFSGKGPCLPGPACKLNITSDGTGSGHGWYCNYIEVTTTGAHIPCAQQLFTIEQWIALDRSPYELTAIRDNCSGTSSHGGRKILKGLARDDHVVAV, encoded by the exons ATGGGACGACTCTCTTATCTTAGCTTCAATCTCTTCATCCTCCTCGCCATCTCCTCCGTCGTCAGATCA GACGATGAATGCGTATACACGGTCTACGTCCGGACAGGCTCGGTGATCAAAGGGGGAACGGATTCGATAATGACACTGACACTCTACGACGCAGAAGGGTACGGAGTCCGGATCAACAATCTGGAAGCCTGGGGAGGACTCATGGGACCTGATTACAACTATTTCGAACGAGGCAATCTCGATATCTTCAGCGGAAAAGGCCCGTGTCTTCCGGGACCGGCCTGTAAACTGAACATAACATCTGATGGAACAGGATCAGGTCACGGATGGTATTGTAACTACATTGAGGTGACAACCACCGGCGCGCATATTCCTTGTGCGCAACAATTATTCACCATCGAGCAATGGATTGCACTTGATCGATCACCGTATGAGCTGACCGCAATTCGAGATAATTGTTCGGGTACGAGTAGCCATGGTGGCCGGAAGATCTTGAAGGGTTTAGCCAGGGATGATCATGTTGTTGCTGTTTGA
- the LOC108211425 gene encoding probable trehalose-phosphate phosphatase H translates to MTSGYMTISRKKLLHNLDINGGSTERINTWVDSMRASSPTHYKSNPSLAQDHLKSWMLQHPSALDMFEQITKASKGKPIVMFLDYDGTLSPIVNDPDRAFMSDDMRETVRKLARYFPTAIVSGRCRDKVYNFVRLPELYYAGSHGMDIKGPSKGSQYKKNAHESVLCQPACEFLPMIDEVYTALLEKTRSTPGAKVENNKFCLSVHFRCVEEKKWSELAQKVRSVLKDYPELKLAQGRKVLEIRPTIKWDKGKALEFLVESLGYTNFDEVFPVYIGDDRTDEDAFKVLRERGQGIGILVSKIPKETNASYSLQEPSEVMKFLQRLVDWKQLPIRRQFRIKRRLEGVKIIPTPTDQICLG, encoded by the exons ATGACAAGTGGATACATGACCATTTCACGGAAGAAACTGCTCCACAATCTCGATATCAACGGCGGTTCCACCGAAAGAATCAACACATGGGTTGACTCCATGAGAGCCTCCTCTCCTACTCATTACAAGTCCAACCCTTCACTTGCTCAAGACCACCTCAAGTCATGGATG CTTCAGCACCCATCAGCACTGGACATGTTTGAGCAGATAACCAAGGCTTCGAAAGGAAAACCGATAGTCATGTTTCTTGACTACGACGGAACCCTTTCTCCTATCGTAAACGACCCTGATCGTGCTTTCATGTCTGACGAC ATGAGAGAAACGGTGCGAAAGCTAGCCAGATATTTCCCTACCGCAATAGTGAGTGGAAGATGCAGAGATAAG gTGTATAATTTTGTACGGCTGCCCGAATTGTACTACGCCGGTAGCCATGGTATGGACATCAAGGGACCATCTAAAGGTTCACAGTACAAAAAA AATGCTCATGAGTCCGTTCTCTGTCAACCTGCCTGCGAGTTTCTTCCCATGATCGATGAG GTTTACACTGCATTATTGGAGAAAACCAGATCTACTCCAGGTGCTAAGGTGGAGAACAACAAGTTTTGTCTTTCTGTGCATTTTCGCTGCGTTGAGGAGAAG AAATGGAGTGAACTGGCACAAAAAGTTAGGTCAGTGTTGAAGGACTACCCAGAGCTCAAACTGGCCCAAGGAAGAAAG GTGTTGGAGATCCGTCCTACTATAAAATGGGACAAAGGGAAGGCTCTGGAGTTTTTGGTTGAATCACTTG GGTACACAAATTTTGACGAAGTTTTTCCTGTGTACATTGGTGATGACAGAACTGATGAAGATGCCTTTAAG GTGTTAAGAGAGAGAGGACAGGGCATCGGCATTCTTGTTTCCAAAATCCCAAAGGAGACAAATGCATCTTACTCCCTACAAGAACCATCTGAG GTGATGAAGTTTCTGCAGAGATTAGTAGACTGGAAACAGTTGCCAATAAGAAGACAGTTCAGGATCAAGAGAAGACTAGAGGGGGTTAAGATTATTCCCACCCCAACTGATCAAATATGTCTAGGCTAG